In Dermacentor andersoni chromosome 4, qqDerAnde1_hic_scaffold, whole genome shotgun sequence, the following proteins share a genomic window:
- the LOC126536574 gene encoding proton-coupled zinc antiporter SLC30A2-like isoform X1 — protein MVADDEKVLLKHQPTATLGTAGAPRHYESIVNAGSSIIYCSARGDRDEPGAGQPSVHIPVNSGSQASQEEHCHSPDGVEVDHLARKKLIFASVLCLVFMILEIVGGLLANSLAVATDAAHLLTDFASFMISLFSIWLAHRPPTKRMSFGWYRAEVIGAVTSVLLIWVVTGVLVYMAVQRIVLQEYEINATIMLITAGIGILVNIIMGVALQVGGVPHGHSHGTHHATDDVDDDAHLKDRANGVAVIENGGSRPGSVGTAGRGSGNINVRAALIHVIGDFLQSLGVFVAALIIFFRPDYRIADPLCTFLFSVLVLLSTMAILREALTVLMEGKPSGIDFRQVLTLLAQQPGVHMVHNLRIWALSMDKIALSAHIVIRPNEDAMQVLKSCSRMIRSNYDIFELTLQIEEYHEVMDDCAKCNDLRN, from the exons ATGGTTGCGGACGACGAAAAGGTGCTGCT GAAGCACCAGCCGACCGCCACCCTGGGCACCGCTGGAGCGCCGCGGCACTACGAGTCCATCGTCAACGCCGGCTCGTCCATCATCTACTGCTCGGCCCGCGGCGACCGCGATGAGCCTGGTGCGGGACAGCCGTCCGTACACATCCCCGTCAACTCCGGCTCGCAG GCGAGCCAGGAGGAACACTGTCACTCACCGGATGGCGTCGAGGTCGACCACCTGGCACGAAAGAAGCTCATCTTCGCCAGCGTCCTCTGCCTAGTCTTCATGATCCTCGAAATCGTAG GCGGCCTTCTGGCCAACAGCTTGGCCGTGGCGACCGACGCGGCGCACCTGCTCACAGACTTCGCCAGCTTCATGATCAGCCTGTTCTCCATCTGGCTGGCGCACCGGCCGCCCACCAAGCGCATGAGCTTCGGCTGGTACCGAGCGG AGGTGATCGGTGCGGTGACGTCAGTGCTCCTTATCTGGGTGGTGACCGGGGTACTCGTCTACATGGCCGTGCAGCGGATAGTCCTGCAGGAGTACGAGATCAACGCCACCATTATGCTCATCACTGCCGGCATCGGAATACTCGTCAACATCAT catgggcgtggcgCTGCAAGTGGGCGGCGTGCCGCACGGCCACTCGCACGGCACGCACCACGCgaccgacgacgtcgacgacgacgcTCACCTGAAGGACCGCGCCAACGGCGTGGCCGTCATCGAGAACGGCGGCTCGCGTCCTGGCTCGGTCGGCACCGCGGGCCGCGGCTCGGGCAACATCAACGTCCGCGCGGCGCTCATCCACGTCATCGGCGACTTCCTGCAGAGTCTGGGCGTCTTCGTCGCCGCGCTCATCATCTTCTTCAGG CCCGACTACCGCATTGCGGACCCGCTGTGCACGTTCCTGTTCTCGGTGCTGGTGCTGTTGTCGACGATGGCGATCCTGCGCGAAGCCCTGACCGTGCTCATGGAAGGCAAGCCGAGCGGCATCGACTTCCGCCAGGTGCTCACGCTGCTCGCCCAGCAGCCCGGAGTGCACATGGTGCACAACCTGCGCATCTGGGCCCTGTCCATGGACAAGATCGCGCTCTCCGCGCACATCGTCATCC GGCCGAACGAAGACGCCATGCAAGTGCTGAAGTCGTGCTCTCGCATGATCCGCTCCAATTACGACATCTTCGAGCTGACACTGCAGATCGAGGAGTATCACGAGGTCATGGACGATTGCGCCAAGTGCAACGACCTCCGGAACTGA
- the LOC126536574 gene encoding proton-coupled zinc antiporter SLC30A2-like isoform X3, translating to MILEIVGGLLANSLAVATDAAHLLTDFASFMISLFSIWLAHRPPTKRMSFGWYRAEVIGAVTSVLLIWVVTGVLVYMAVQRIVLQEYEINATIMLITAGIGILVNIIMGVALQVGGVPHGHSHGTHHATDDVDDDAHLKDRANGVAVIENGGSRPGSVGTAGRGSGNINVRAALIHVIGDFLQSLGVFVAALIIFFRPDYRIADPLCTFLFSVLVLLSTMAILREALTVLMEGKPSGIDFRQVLTLLAQQPGVHMVHNLRIWALSMDKIALSAHIVIRPNEDAMQVLKSCSRMIRSNYDIFELTLQIEEYHEVMDDCAKCNDLRN from the exons ATGATCCTCGAAATCGTAG GCGGCCTTCTGGCCAACAGCTTGGCCGTGGCGACCGACGCGGCGCACCTGCTCACAGACTTCGCCAGCTTCATGATCAGCCTGTTCTCCATCTGGCTGGCGCACCGGCCGCCCACCAAGCGCATGAGCTTCGGCTGGTACCGAGCGG AGGTGATCGGTGCGGTGACGTCAGTGCTCCTTATCTGGGTGGTGACCGGGGTACTCGTCTACATGGCCGTGCAGCGGATAGTCCTGCAGGAGTACGAGATCAACGCCACCATTATGCTCATCACTGCCGGCATCGGAATACTCGTCAACATCAT catgggcgtggcgCTGCAAGTGGGCGGCGTGCCGCACGGCCACTCGCACGGCACGCACCACGCgaccgacgacgtcgacgacgacgcTCACCTGAAGGACCGCGCCAACGGCGTGGCCGTCATCGAGAACGGCGGCTCGCGTCCTGGCTCGGTCGGCACCGCGGGCCGCGGCTCGGGCAACATCAACGTCCGCGCGGCGCTCATCCACGTCATCGGCGACTTCCTGCAGAGTCTGGGCGTCTTCGTCGCCGCGCTCATCATCTTCTTCAGG CCCGACTACCGCATTGCGGACCCGCTGTGCACGTTCCTGTTCTCGGTGCTGGTGCTGTTGTCGACGATGGCGATCCTGCGCGAAGCCCTGACCGTGCTCATGGAAGGCAAGCCGAGCGGCATCGACTTCCGCCAGGTGCTCACGCTGCTCGCCCAGCAGCCCGGAGTGCACATGGTGCACAACCTGCGCATCTGGGCCCTGTCCATGGACAAGATCGCGCTCTCCGCGCACATCGTCATCC GGCCGAACGAAGACGCCATGCAAGTGCTGAAGTCGTGCTCTCGCATGATCCGCTCCAATTACGACATCTTCGAGCTGACACTGCAGATCGAGGAGTATCACGAGGTCATGGACGATTGCGCCAAGTGCAACGACCTCCGGAACTGA